A genomic stretch from Cydia amplana chromosome 1, ilCydAmpl1.1, whole genome shotgun sequence includes:
- the LOC134654140 gene encoding palmitoyltransferase ZDHHC23-A-like — MVITAANMEELLSYGANKSNKKKVEMDKILPFVILPLLLLLSAWSRATTIIVMVAIGMGALYVHSRPRQKNRSPFFLSWTLSSGIYLFLIFEFGVMRLLEITQMENFVFLLLVACTCYFFYKMKAIADFELATGSSKGKEYSPVLTSDSHYCQICQIEVNERFFHSIWWDCCVLRPNYPCYLAGQIFAFATLLFGTNLALTSICQPFILIGTILLPEDCQDVYYQMDLAICFASSVYGVGYLLIITFMLLHQLLVYIPKYSEPQWRKIVNVLNV; from the exons ATGGTGATTACAGCGGCGAACATGGAAGAATTACTGTCGTACGGAGCAAACAAAAGTAACAAAAAGAAAGTGGAAATGGATAAAATACTGCCGTTTGTTATCCTGCCGCTTTTGCTGCTTTTATCCGCGTGGTCACGAGCGACGACTATAATCGTCATGGTAGCTATAGGTATGGGAGCCCTCTACGTTCATTCTAGGCCAcgtcagaaaaatag GTCACCGTTCTTCCTCTCCTGGACCCTCTCGTCGGGGATATACCTGTTCCTGATTTTCGAGTTCGGTGTGATGCGGCTGCTGGAGATAACGCAAATGGAAAACTTTGTGTTTCTCTTACTCGTGGCATGCACTTGTTACTTCTTCTACAAGATGAAGGCCATCGCCGACTTTGAACTGGCAACTGGGTCATCTAAGGGAAAGGAATATAG TCCAGTTTTGACTTCAGACTCACATTATTGCCAGATTTGTCAAATTGAAGTAAATGAAAGGTTCTTCCATTCAATATG GTGGGACTGCTGTGTGCTCCGACCAAACTACCCGTGCTACCTAGCGGGTCAAATATTCGCGTTCGCCACACTGCTGTTCGGGACCAACCTGGCCCTAACTTCCATATGCCAGCCGTTCATACTGATCGGCACTATTCTGCTGCCTGAAGACTGCCAGGACGTGTACTATCAGATGGA TTTGGCGATATGTTTCGCATCATCGGTGTACGGGGTGGGGTACCTGCTCATCATCACGTTCATGCTTCTGCATCAACTGCTggtttacatacctaaatacagCG AACCTCAGTGGCGGAAGATAGTCAACGTCCTGAATGTGTGA